Proteins from a single region of Haloterrigena alkaliphila:
- a CDS encoding type II/IV secretion system ATPase subunit has protein sequence MSDQIDAGTADRPPVGDDADAGGRLESTIATARRTIRRVRETLQGSEIEVTNYDPGAHGPLLEFDGIDGVDEAERYWVDAPFSFVTIGHDPDTNQYRYHTVEPTLREDEAALLETLFDDIRDPLLYREDEPADVETLLRETIHEYLERYGAEIDMATFYRLFYYIHRDFRGYGRLEPIMHDPHVEDISCDGYDLPIFVYHDEYADVATDVAFAKADLDGFVVRLAQHSGRHISIGDPMVETTLPDGSRAELALGEEVTPRGSAFTVRKYADEPFTPIDLLEYGTFNVEQLAYLWLAIEHNKSLIFAGGTASGKTTSMNAVSMFIPPRAKVLTIEDTRELQLHHDNWLSSVTRERIHEGKDVTMYDLLRSALRHRPEYIVVGEVRGEEAITLFQAMNTGHTTYSTMHADSVQTAINRLENDPINVPRPMVQSLDILSVQTLTRLEDGRVRRNKVLAEIDGIDQRTGELDYSTAFTWDGDTDTFRSSGSRLLEEIRDERGWSRAELLDELENRQRFLEYLRTNGIADYRRFTALVNEYYTDREGVLETIEAADLEMDGETTDAADLEMDDQTTEATRPNGLEDEGDESTTESLEFEDSTVDGGHENPTVDAGHEDPPTRGDDHD, from the coding sequence ATGTCAGACCAGATCGACGCAGGAACGGCCGACCGACCCCCAGTCGGCGACGACGCCGACGCCGGCGGCCGACTCGAGTCGACGATCGCGACCGCCCGCCGGACGATCCGCCGGGTCCGCGAGACGCTCCAGGGCTCGGAGATCGAGGTCACGAACTACGACCCGGGAGCCCACGGCCCGCTGCTCGAGTTCGACGGCATCGACGGCGTCGACGAAGCCGAGCGCTACTGGGTCGACGCCCCCTTCTCGTTCGTTACGATCGGCCACGATCCCGACACGAACCAGTACCGGTATCACACCGTCGAGCCGACGCTCCGCGAGGACGAGGCGGCCCTGCTCGAGACCCTGTTCGACGATATCCGCGATCCGCTGTTGTACCGCGAGGACGAGCCGGCCGACGTCGAGACGCTCCTGCGGGAGACGATCCACGAGTACCTCGAGCGCTACGGCGCCGAGATCGACATGGCGACGTTCTACCGCCTGTTTTACTACATCCACCGGGACTTCCGGGGCTACGGCCGCCTCGAGCCGATCATGCACGACCCCCACGTCGAGGACATCTCCTGTGACGGCTACGACCTGCCGATCTTCGTCTACCACGACGAGTACGCGGACGTGGCGACGGACGTCGCCTTCGCGAAGGCGGACCTCGACGGCTTCGTCGTCCGCCTCGCCCAGCACTCGGGCCGGCACATCTCGATCGGCGATCCGATGGTCGAAACGACCCTCCCCGACGGCTCGCGCGCGGAACTGGCCCTCGGCGAGGAGGTCACTCCCCGCGGCTCGGCCTTCACCGTCCGTAAGTACGCCGACGAGCCGTTCACGCCGATCGACCTGCTCGAGTACGGGACGTTCAACGTCGAGCAGTTGGCGTACCTCTGGCTGGCGATCGAGCACAACAAGAGCCTCATCTTCGCCGGCGGGACCGCCTCGGGGAAGACCACGAGCATGAACGCCGTCTCGATGTTCATCCCGCCGCGCGCGAAGGTCCTGACGATCGAAGACACCCGCGAGCTGCAGCTACACCACGACAACTGGCTCTCCTCGGTCACGCGCGAGCGCATTCACGAAGGCAAGGACGTGACAATGTACGACCTCCTGCGCTCGGCCCTGCGCCACCGCCCCGAGTACATCGTCGTCGGCGAGGTCCGCGGCGAGGAGGCGATCACCCTCTTCCAGGCGATGAACACGGGCCACACGACCTACTCGACGATGCACGCCGATTCGGTCCAGACGGCGATCAATCGCCTCGAGAACGACCCGATCAACGTTCCCCGGCCGATGGTCCAGAGCCTCGACATCCTCTCGGTCCAGACGCTGACCCGACTCGAGGACGGTCGCGTCCGCCGAAACAAGGTGCTCGCCGAGATCGACGGTATCGACCAGCGAACCGGCGAACTCGACTACTCGACGGCGTTCACCTGGGACGGCGACACCGACACGTTCCGGTCCAGTGGCAGCCGGCTGCTCGAGGAGATCCGCGACGAACGCGGCTGGAGTCGGGCCGAACTCCTGGACGAACTCGAGAACCGCCAGCGGTTCCTCGAGTACCTCCGGACGAACGGTATCGCCGACTACCGCCGGTTCACCGCGCTGGTCAACGAGTACTACACCGACCGCGAGGGCGTCCTCGAGACGATCGAGGCGGCCGACCTCGAGATGGACGGCGAGACGACCGACGCAGCCGACCTCGAAATGGACGACCAGACGACCGAAGCGACGCGTCCGAACGGTCTCGAGGACGAGGGAGACGAGTCGACGACCGAATCCCTCGAGTTCGAGGACTCGACGGTCGATGGTGGGCATGAGAATCCGACAGTCGATGCTGGGCACGAGGATCCGCCGACCCGAGGGGACGACCACGACTGA
- a CDS encoding UPF0058 family protein, with protein sequence MHKDELLELHEELVVIMEYFAQREDVDEALFEPYRNLDVDPSHVHKSKSEHKHAVFVLGNALAKGMSEDEFSSAGRIGKRMKELAEDAESKI encoded by the coding sequence ATGCATAAGGACGAACTCCTCGAGCTTCACGAAGAACTCGTCGTGATCATGGAGTACTTCGCCCAGCGGGAGGACGTCGACGAAGCGCTGTTCGAACCCTACCGCAACCTCGACGTGGATCCGTCGCACGTCCACAAGTCCAAGAGCGAGCACAAACACGCCGTCTTCGTGTTAGGCAACGCCTTAGCGAAGGGAATGAGCGAGGACGAGTTCTCGAGCGCCGGTCGGATCGGCAAGCGAATGAAGGAGCTCGCCGAGGACGCCGAGTCAAAAATATAG
- a CDS encoding ABC transporter ATP-binding protein: MSNEQVLTTTAEGRRPEHTPDDDEVVLELDGVVKRYGREEVITDLSLSVRDGEILTLLGPSGCGKTTTLRLIAGLERPDDGRVLLEDDAVAGADCFVSPEDRGVGVVFQEFALFPHLSARENVAFGLQEWDAEERAARVDELLELVGLEAQGDAYPDELSGGQQQRIALARSLAPEPEMLLLDEPFSNLDVDLRVEMREEVRRIIKETGVTAISVTHDQEEALSISDRVAVMNDGDVEQIDRPQRIFQQPESRFVAGFLGHASFLEGDVHGDSVDTAVGRVLRDDVNGLAHQYDGTAIDLLLRPDDVTAFPVDDESDDEADGRVVYRRYLGPTVLYRVELDSGETVECMHNHSDRIDLDERVAVRITADHDLAWFPAGQREAAAEASDAADAAAD, from the coding sequence ATGTCGAACGAACAAGTTCTCACGACGACGGCCGAGGGACGACGACCCGAGCACACCCCGGACGACGACGAGGTGGTGCTCGAGCTAGACGGCGTCGTGAAACGGTACGGGCGCGAGGAGGTCATCACCGACCTCTCCCTGTCCGTTCGCGACGGCGAGATTCTCACGTTGCTCGGTCCGTCTGGGTGTGGCAAGACGACGACGCTGCGACTGATCGCCGGGCTGGAGCGGCCCGACGACGGGCGGGTTCTCCTCGAGGACGACGCCGTCGCGGGGGCCGACTGCTTCGTCTCCCCGGAGGACCGTGGCGTCGGCGTCGTCTTTCAGGAGTTCGCCCTGTTCCCCCACCTGTCCGCCCGCGAGAACGTCGCCTTCGGCCTCCAGGAGTGGGACGCCGAGGAGCGAGCGGCTCGCGTCGACGAACTGCTCGAACTCGTCGGCCTCGAGGCCCAAGGGGACGCGTATCCGGACGAACTCTCCGGCGGCCAGCAACAGCGGATCGCGCTGGCCCGCTCGCTGGCGCCGGAACCCGAGATGCTGTTGCTCGACGAACCGTTCTCGAACCTCGACGTCGACCTTCGCGTCGAGATGCGCGAGGAGGTCCGCCGGATCATCAAGGAAACCGGCGTCACCGCGATTTCCGTGACCCACGATCAGGAGGAGGCGCTATCGATTTCCGACCGCGTCGCGGTGATGAACGACGGCGACGTCGAACAGATCGATCGCCCCCAGCGGATCTTCCAGCAGCCCGAGTCCCGGTTCGTCGCGGGCTTTCTCGGCCACGCGAGCTTTCTCGAGGGGGACGTCCACGGCGACAGCGTCGACACCGCCGTCGGGCGCGTGCTCCGCGACGACGTCAACGGCCTCGCCCACCAGTACGACGGCACCGCGATCGACCTGCTGCTCCGCCCGGACGACGTGACGGCGTTCCCGGTCGACGACGAGAGCGACGACGAAGCCGACGGTCGCGTCGTCTACCGGCGCTATCTCGGCCCGACGGTCCTCTACCGGGTCGAACTCGACTCCGGTGAGACCGTCGAGTGCATGCACAACCACTCCGACCGAATCGATCTCGACGAGCGCGTCGCCGTCCGCATCACCGCCGACCACGACCTCGCGTGGTTCCCCGCGGGCCAGCGCGAGGCCGCCGCCGAAGCGTCCGACGCGGCCGACGCCGCCGCGGACTGA
- a CDS encoding MBL fold metallo-hydrolase, with protein sequence MEGMERISIPTPFSVGRVNCYLFTKNGLTVLDPGPATEEAYEELERSLARFGYSSSDIDRVLITHPHMDHFGLAHRLVAESNAHVFAHEDAVEQLSDPIGYFEKEQEYFRPFLLSMGMPMDTVDTVLELPEPYTEYQDPVTVSHELAEGDTIDVGVELECLSTPGHAPGSLCYLAKTEGIMFAGDHVLPDITPNPLLTLAPGSEDERTRSLPTYLESLRKVLDTEVPFGYGGHGDPISTLQNRARETITHHQERKERIADLVADHEPTTAYQIMKEMFPDLPATEMFPGMSEVIGHLDLLEDENRVVISESDGVKRYELDTQQYE encoded by the coding sequence ATGGAAGGAATGGAACGGATCTCGATTCCGACACCGTTCAGCGTCGGGCGGGTAAACTGCTATCTCTTTACAAAGAACGGTCTGACCGTCCTCGATCCTGGACCCGCAACTGAGGAGGCCTACGAGGAGTTAGAACGCTCTCTCGCTCGCTTCGGGTACAGTAGTAGCGATATCGATCGCGTACTTATTACTCATCCTCACATGGATCATTTCGGTCTTGCACACCGGCTCGTAGCGGAATCGAATGCCCATGTATTCGCCCACGAGGATGCCGTCGAGCAGTTGTCTGACCCAATTGGATACTTCGAGAAGGAGCAGGAGTACTTCCGACCGTTCTTACTCTCGATGGGAATGCCTATGGATACGGTGGATACAGTCCTCGAGTTGCCGGAACCGTACACCGAGTATCAGGATCCGGTCACTGTCTCCCACGAATTAGCTGAGGGAGACACTATCGATGTCGGCGTAGAGTTAGAGTGCCTTTCGACACCGGGTCATGCCCCTGGTTCACTCTGTTATCTCGCAAAAACGGAAGGCATCATGTTTGCTGGCGACCATGTCTTGCCCGATATTACGCCGAATCCGTTACTTACGCTCGCACCCGGCTCCGAAGACGAACGAACGCGAAGCTTGCCGACATATCTCGAGTCACTACGAAAAGTGCTCGATACCGAGGTCCCGTTCGGGTACGGCGGCCATGGCGACCCTATCTCGACTCTTCAGAATCGAGCGCGAGAGACGATCACTCATCATCAAGAGCGGAAAGAACGAATCGCGGATCTCGTAGCCGACCACGAGCCGACGACGGCGTATCAAATTATGAAGGAGATGTTTCCGGATCTTCCAGCGACTGAAATGTTCCCCGGAATGTCCGAGGTGATAGGCCACCTCGACCTCTTAGAAGATGAGAATCGCGTTGTGATCAGCGAGTCAGATGGAGTAAAACGGTACGAACTCGATACACAGCAGTACGAGTAA
- a CDS encoding DUF998 domain-containing protein, with product MSTRSRRRITTACGFAAPLVALGAIGLATLLAAPETFTWRARALSDMGRVGTRTFLLFNGGLIAGGLLGVPFGWQLWVAARNGLERVGVALLWAATAALVGIGVFFLGHDAYYLGTELHAPVALLYFGLAPLAQWLYGSGLVLAGDARLGLVSIWLGIAHPLTWLGWLVSRAAAGDPSAWFAVPEFVAAVAFGGWVVALAANRYRRLADNRPKSRI from the coding sequence ATGAGTACTCGGTCTCGACGGCGGATTACGACGGCCTGCGGATTCGCCGCTCCCCTCGTCGCGCTGGGAGCGATCGGTCTCGCGACGCTGCTGGCCGCGCCGGAGACGTTCACCTGGCGCGCCCGCGCGCTCTCGGACATGGGTCGCGTCGGGACCCGAACCTTCCTCCTGTTCAACGGCGGCCTGATCGCCGGCGGGCTACTGGGAGTTCCCTTCGGCTGGCAGCTCTGGGTCGCGGCCCGCAACGGCCTCGAGCGAGTGGGCGTCGCGCTGCTGTGGGCGGCGACCGCCGCGCTGGTCGGGATCGGCGTCTTCTTCCTCGGCCACGACGCGTACTACCTCGGAACGGAGCTTCACGCGCCGGTCGCCCTGCTGTACTTCGGGCTCGCGCCGCTCGCGCAGTGGCTCTACGGGAGCGGCCTCGTCCTCGCGGGCGACGCCCGACTCGGTCTCGTCTCGATCTGGCTCGGGATCGCGCACCCGCTGACCTGGCTGGGTTGGCTCGTCTCCAGAGCCGCCGCCGGCGATCCCTCCGCGTGGTTCGCCGTGCCCGAGTTCGTCGCCGCTGTCGCGTTCGGCGGCTGGGTAGTGGCGCTGGCCGCGAACCGGTATCGTCGTCTCGCCGACAACCGCCCGAAATCGAGGATTTGA
- a CDS encoding DUF5793 family protein, translated as MRREHFTLDVSNVDWVETDGEPSKPSVSIDFTGPATMLRERLTGPDGDVLEAGETDVALRLQGPLGEDTDGVVSVTNRVTGEFILELNEPAQDVLTFIQAARGYGEDATEDDGRYEVEITLDGDGFVSYDKRTFLVYDEEGNLLRQHSLIPSGVEL; from the coding sequence ATGAGGCGCGAGCATTTCACGCTAGACGTCAGCAACGTCGACTGGGTCGAGACCGACGGCGAACCGAGTAAACCCTCGGTATCGATCGACTTTACCGGCCCGGCGACGATGCTTCGCGAGCGCCTTACCGGTCCCGACGGCGACGTTCTCGAGGCGGGGGAAACCGACGTCGCCCTCCGTCTGCAGGGACCGCTCGGGGAAGATACCGACGGCGTCGTCAGCGTCACGAACCGGGTTACCGGCGAGTTCATTCTCGAACTCAACGAGCCGGCCCAGGACGTCCTGACCTTCATCCAGGCCGCGCGAGGGTACGGAGAGGACGCGACGGAGGACGACGGCCGCTACGAGGTCGAAATCACGCTCGACGGCGACGGGTTCGTCTCCTACGACAAACGGACCTTCCTCGTCTACGACGAGGAGGGGAACCTGCTCCGTCAGCACAGCCTGATCCCCAGCGGCGTCGAACTGTAA
- a CDS encoding class I SAM-dependent methyltransferase yields MADHGDRDEAADSDRRAAVRDTYDRIASHFASTREYAWPEVEAFVETAAGDLESGTSERPVGLDLGCGNCRHAELLADHCVTVVGVDVSRGLLETGRERSLERGFDVALYQGDAARLPLAEDSVDLAVYVATLHHLPTSRARRASLDELARVLAPGGRALVSAWSTAHDRFEESEGFDTTVEWTLPGGETVDRFYHIYAPDEFEAELEASELELLEWELSSGNCYAEVTAPGGDSG; encoded by the coding sequence ATGGCCGATCACGGGGACCGAGACGAGGCCGCCGACTCCGACCGACGCGCCGCCGTTCGCGACACTTACGACCGAATCGCCTCGCACTTCGCGTCGACGCGGGAGTACGCCTGGCCCGAAGTCGAGGCGTTCGTCGAGACGGCCGCGGGGGACCTCGAGTCCGGCACGAGCGAGCGTCCGGTCGGACTCGACCTCGGCTGCGGCAACTGCCGCCACGCCGAACTCCTGGCCGACCACTGCGTCACCGTCGTCGGGGTCGACGTCAGTCGCGGTCTCCTCGAGACGGGTCGGGAGCGATCGCTCGAGCGCGGCTTCGACGTCGCGCTCTATCAGGGCGACGCCGCGCGGCTCCCGCTGGCCGAGGACAGCGTCGACCTCGCGGTCTACGTCGCGACGCTCCACCACCTGCCGACCTCGCGGGCGCGACGGGCCAGCCTCGACGAACTCGCCCGCGTCCTCGCCCCCGGCGGCCGCGCGCTCGTCAGCGCGTGGTCGACCGCCCACGACCGCTTCGAGGAGTCCGAGGGGTTCGACACCACCGTCGAGTGGACCCTCCCCGGCGGCGAGACCGTCGATCGCTTCTACCACATCTACGCGCCCGACGAGTTCGAGGCCGAACTCGAGGCGAGCGAACTCGAACTCCTCGAGTGGGAACTCTCGAGCGGGAACTGCTACGCCGAGGTGACGGCACCGGGAGGCGACTCGGGGTGA
- a CDS encoding type II secretion system F family protein, which yields MNLSNFLPLVVALCCCAPVVVARYHDGVDRALTRAAVGLFGGYVDEFRSEHSDRQAALRAAHTPVTYREYGAKTVLYAGLFAMLGSVLGIYVIWALLFVLSIDPRTLREALPSALAFLANLGGVPALSPVELFGLLFASCLTLGAVAGGASYWLRWWYPGYVADNRARRIEAALPSTVAFVYALSRSGMAFPKVIRIVAAHEETYGEAAAEFDVAVRSMDTFGQDVVSALQQMGRRSPSPQFREFTENLVSVLQSGHNLSNFLERQYHDYQEEAESQQERTLDLLATLAEAYVTVLVAGPLFLITILVVIGISGGDTIEPLRAVIYLIVPFGNLAFVVYLSAVTDKLTPGEVSGDSSSDAPSIESEAARATRADGGRTADSGPLDAESTPHPNVERLRIYRRLRGLRERFGNPVRTLLDRPVLSLGLTVPVALAGVLWQLPGALEGGFDISAVDDAAALGLLVVLTGFAICYEFHRRRITAIEAAIPDLLDRLASVNEAGMSIVSAVDHVRGSDLGPLGVELDRVWADVQWGADLQTAFGRLETRVRTRSTSRVVTLLTEAMNASGNLATVLRIAARQAAADRRLERERAQAMVEYMIVVYVSFLVFLFIIAVLAGYLLPSLPASGAGEAVGADAGTAVEGLGGLSESDSAAYGTLFYHATLLQGLLSGLIAGQLSSGNVRGGAKHAALMVALSVTLFAVLL from the coding sequence ATGAACCTCTCGAACTTTCTGCCGCTGGTCGTCGCACTCTGTTGCTGTGCTCCCGTCGTCGTCGCGCGGTACCACGACGGGGTCGACCGCGCGCTGACCCGCGCCGCGGTCGGCCTCTTCGGCGGCTACGTCGACGAGTTCCGTTCCGAACACTCCGACAGGCAGGCGGCCCTCCGGGCCGCCCACACGCCCGTGACCTACCGCGAGTACGGCGCGAAGACGGTTCTGTACGCGGGCCTGTTCGCGATGCTCGGCTCGGTGCTGGGGATCTACGTCATCTGGGCCTTGCTGTTCGTGCTCTCGATCGATCCCCGCACCCTCCGCGAGGCGCTGCCAAGCGCCCTCGCGTTTCTCGCGAACCTCGGCGGCGTCCCCGCGCTGTCGCCCGTCGAACTGTTCGGCCTGCTCTTCGCCTCCTGTCTCACGCTCGGCGCCGTCGCCGGCGGCGCCAGCTACTGGCTCCGCTGGTGGTACCCGGGCTACGTCGCCGACAACCGCGCCCGGCGCATCGAGGCCGCGCTGCCCTCGACGGTCGCCTTCGTCTACGCGCTCTCCCGCAGCGGGATGGCCTTCCCGAAGGTGATCCGGATCGTCGCCGCCCACGAGGAGACCTACGGCGAGGCCGCCGCGGAGTTCGACGTCGCGGTCCGCAGCATGGACACCTTCGGGCAGGACGTCGTCTCGGCCCTCCAGCAGATGGGGCGGCGCTCCCCCAGTCCGCAGTTCCGCGAGTTCACCGAGAACCTCGTCAGCGTCCTCCAGAGCGGCCACAACCTCTCGAACTTCCTCGAGCGTCAGTACCACGACTACCAGGAGGAGGCCGAATCCCAGCAGGAGCGGACCCTCGACCTGCTGGCGACGCTCGCGGAGGCTTACGTGACGGTGCTCGTCGCCGGCCCCCTCTTTCTCATCACGATCCTCGTCGTCATCGGCATCTCCGGCGGCGACACGATCGAGCCGCTGCGGGCGGTGATCTACCTGATCGTCCCCTTCGGCAACCTCGCGTTCGTGGTCTACCTGAGCGCCGTCACCGACAAACTCACCCCCGGCGAGGTGAGTGGCGACTCCTCGAGCGACGCCCCCTCGATCGAGAGCGAGGCCGCTCGAGCGACCCGCGCCGACGGCGGGAGGACCGCCGATAGTGGGCCACTCGACGCCGAATCGACTCCCCATCCCAACGTCGAACGCCTTCGGATCTACCGCCGGCTCCGGGGGCTGCGCGAGCGGTTCGGCAACCCCGTGCGGACGCTGCTCGATCGGCCGGTCCTGTCGCTGGGGCTCACGGTCCCCGTCGCGCTCGCGGGCGTCCTGTGGCAACTGCCGGGCGCCCTCGAGGGTGGCTTCGATATCTCGGCGGTCGACGACGCCGCGGCGCTGGGGCTGCTGGTCGTTCTCACCGGCTTTGCGATCTGTTACGAATTCCACCGCCGGCGCATCACCGCCATCGAGGCGGCGATCCCGGACCTGCTCGATCGACTCGCGAGCGTCAACGAGGCCGGGATGTCCATCGTCTCGGCGGTCGACCACGTCCGCGGCTCAGATCTGGGCCCGCTCGGCGTCGAACTCGACCGGGTCTGGGCGGACGTCCAGTGGGGCGCCGACCTGCAGACCGCGTTCGGCCGCCTCGAGACGCGCGTCCGGACGCGATCGACCTCGCGCGTGGTCACGCTGTTGACCGAGGCGATGAACGCCAGCGGGAACCTCGCGACCGTCCTCCGGATCGCGGCCCGGCAGGCCGCGGCCGACCGCCGACTCGAGCGCGAGCGCGCCCAGGCGATGGTCGAGTACATGATCGTCGTCTACGTTTCGTTTCTGGTCTTCCTGTTTATCATCGCGGTACTCGCGGGGTATCTCCTCCCGAGTCTGCCCGCGAGCGGGGCCGGTGAGGCGGTCGGCGCCGACGCCGGCACCGCCGTCGAGGGACTCGGCGGCCTCTCCGAGTCCGACAGCGCGGCCTACGGGACGTTGTTCTACCACGCGACGCTCCTGCAGGGACTGCTCTCGGGGCTGATCGCCGGCCAGTTGAGCAGCGGAAACGTCAGGGGCGGCGCGAAACACGCCGCCTTGATGGTCGCGCTGTCGGTCACCCTGTTCGCCGTGCTGCTCTGA
- a CDS encoding DUF7527 domain-containing protein: MDPRTQERVERWDSRPFNGGYDGLTDLADADFSGAVAAAGTWLFMLNGRVVGVFDGTIEDFDGASGTAHEAPDPALPLLCTMEERGGETRANYYTNETPLREVDETLQNGSFTGYVKLSENVLSGDYYTVYYGGRRMAAAYIGNAERLLTGEEAFERAADEVGIYEVVDVEIEVTDVSGAASDGPDESGSDADAGSNAGAGSTAGADAETGSSEPERTEPSTDPTESAVESIDISGSEPETAADAGGTAAPIEDVSFDEAAIDGASSDSADAPSGITATDDANPDPEPASSGITDTGVGTDATESPADDDHPDVQAAIGEVDSETPDETEAQPTTETTVEEAVEPAASKGPDAADIQADGDQRASTTDPETDTETSDSSPDLAEVEAAAEQLDQNDISWTEDDVDSTTDEESTTETASAVAADTATEAAADAPENEERFEEEAQWRETRSIPSIDPDNSETADSTQRGAAGRDGTTQRGTGRSSEADRSDGRSRGTAAGSTQTSRQRQSDASGQRAAQRTDRAEAKSPGTAESGSSSGGAANGGRADERVAELTQRIETLEAHREKLAAKAEELETERDELQSENEELSSTVDRLQSRIEELEAELKRARESGSDGGDATPSASTTLSPQRALADTNLFVRYVSKSQPTLESAHDGDADRTDVASNLRLEHHTGFDAADVAVDGRPYETFLTETMEHRFVDWLTEMLLFEIRDTGSADALADLYDAIPRIDRAELGATLSLEEDDTEDVPDQVTFDVVAFDKMGNPLVVANLNDSRDPATQGMLEEMEEAASAVKANYPDLAAAVVVTSSYFEPGALEVAEQATSGGLLSRGSKLSYVNLSRKQGYHLCLVESRSEGFHMNVPEL, translated from the coding sequence ATGGACCCGCGCACGCAAGAGCGCGTCGAACGATGGGATTCTCGCCCGTTCAACGGCGGTTATGACGGCCTTACTGATCTCGCTGACGCTGATTTCTCCGGAGCTGTCGCCGCTGCCGGCACGTGGCTGTTCATGCTCAACGGCCGCGTCGTCGGCGTCTTCGACGGCACGATCGAGGACTTCGACGGCGCGTCCGGCACCGCCCACGAGGCACCGGATCCCGCGCTCCCGCTCCTCTGTACGATGGAGGAACGGGGCGGTGAGACGAGAGCGAACTACTACACGAACGAAACGCCCCTCCGGGAGGTCGACGAGACCCTCCAGAACGGCTCCTTTACCGGCTACGTCAAGCTGAGCGAGAACGTTCTCAGCGGCGACTACTACACCGTCTACTACGGCGGCCGGCGGATGGCCGCGGCCTACATCGGGAACGCCGAACGGCTGCTGACCGGCGAGGAGGCGTTCGAACGCGCCGCCGACGAGGTCGGCATCTACGAGGTCGTCGACGTCGAGATCGAGGTGACCGACGTATCTGGCGCGGCGTCGGACGGCCCCGACGAGAGCGGTTCCGACGCCGACGCCGGATCGAACGCAGGCGCTGGATCGACCGCCGGCGCGGACGCCGAGACCGGCTCGAGCGAACCGGAGCGGACCGAACCGAGTACGGACCCGACCGAGTCGGCCGTCGAGTCGATCGACATCTCGGGATCGGAGCCCGAGACTGCGGCCGACGCCGGGGGCACCGCCGCACCGATCGAGGACGTCTCGTTCGACGAGGCCGCTATCGACGGCGCATCGTCCGACTCCGCGGACGCGCCGTCGGGAATCACGGCCACCGACGACGCGAATCCGGACCCGGAACCGGCCTCGAGCGGCATCACCGATACCGGCGTGGGTACGGACGCGACCGAGTCGCCCGCGGACGACGACCACCCGGACGTCCAAGCGGCGATCGGCGAGGTCGACTCCGAGACCCCGGACGAGACCGAGGCGCAACCGACGACGGAGACAACGGTCGAGGAGGCCGTAGAGCCAGCGGCGAGCAAGGGCCCCGACGCGGCCGACATTCAGGCCGACGGCGACCAGAGGGCGTCGACGACCGATCCCGAGACCGACACCGAGACCAGTGACTCGAGCCCCGACCTCGCCGAAGTCGAGGCCGCCGCGGAGCAACTGGACCAGAACGACATCTCCTGGACCGAGGACGACGTCGACTCGACGACCGACGAGGAGTCGACGACCGAAACCGCCTCCGCCGTCGCCGCCGACACGGCGACCGAGGCCGCGGCCGACGCGCCGGAGAACGAGGAGCGATTCGAGGAGGAGGCTCAGTGGCGGGAGACGCGTAGTATCCCGTCGATCGATCCGGACAACAGCGAGACGGCCGACTCGACCCAGCGCGGGGCCGCCGGCCGCGACGGAACGACCCAGCGCGGGACCGGCCGCTCGTCGGAGGCGGACCGATCCGACGGCAGGTCGCGCGGTACGGCCGCGGGGTCGACACAAACGAGCCGTCAGCGACAGTCCGATGCGAGCGGCCAGCGCGCGGCCCAGCGGACGGACCGCGCCGAGGCCAAGAGCCCCGGAACGGCCGAGTCCGGCTCCTCGTCGGGCGGGGCGGCGAACGGCGGCCGCGCCGACGAACGGGTCGCCGAACTCACGCAGCGCATCGAGACCCTCGAGGCACACCGCGAGAAACTCGCGGCCAAAGCCGAGGAACTCGAGACCGAACGCGACGAGTTGCAGTCGGAGAACGAGGAACTCTCCTCGACGGTCGACCGCCTGCAGTCCCGGATCGAGGAACTCGAGGCCGAACTGAAACGAGCCCGCGAGTCGGGATCGGACGGCGGCGACGCGACGCCGTCGGCGAGCACCACGCTGTCGCCCCAGCGGGCGCTGGCCGACACGAACCTGTTCGTCCGGTACGTCTCGAAGAGCCAGCCGACGCTGGAGTCCGCCCACGACGGCGACGCCGACCGAACCGACGTCGCCTCGAACCTGCGACTGGAGCACCACACCGGGTTCGACGCGGCCGACGTCGCGGTCGACGGCCGGCCCTACGAGACGTTCCTGACGGAGACCATGGAACACCGGTTCGTCGACTGGCTCACCGAAATGCTGCTCTTCGAGATCCGCGACACCGGCAGCGCCGACGCGCTGGCCGACCTCTACGACGCGATTCCGCGGATCGACCGCGCAGAACTCGGCGCGACGCTCTCCCTCGAGGAGGACGATACCGAAGACGTGCCCGACCAGGTGACCTTCGACGTCGTCGCGTTCGACAAGATGGGCAATCCGCTCGTGGTGGCGAACCTGAACGACTCGCGCGACCCCGCGACTCAGGGGATGCTCGAGGAGATGGAGGAGGCCGCCTCGGCGGTCAAGGCCAACTATCCCGACCTGGCGGCGGCGGTCGTCGTCACCTCGAGTTACTTCGAACCCGGCGCGCTCGAGGTGGCCGAGCAGGCGACCAGCGGCGGTCTGTTGAGTCGCGGCTCGAAGCTGAGCTACGTCAACCTCTCGCGGAAACAGGGCTATCACCTCTGTCTGGTGGAATCGCGCTCCGAAGGGTTCCACATGAACGTCCCGGAACTGTAG